The genomic DNA CGCGGCGGCGACCAGGGCGCCGACCGTCGTACCCAGGAGCGCCGGCCCCGGGCCCAGCAGCAGCCCCGGCACGGTGAACACGAGCTTCCCGGCCCCGGCGATCCCGAGCAGGGCCGCGAGCCGCCCGAAGCGCCGCTCGCCCTGCAGCAGGCCCTGCTCGACGGCGAGCAGCACCAGCGCGGGCGCGGCGGCGAGCGCGGCGGCGGCCGTTCCGGCGCGGGTGTGCAGCCCGGCGGCGGCGATCGGTACGGCGACGGCGGCGAGGACGCCCGCGCCGAGGGCGATCCGGTAGCCCAGCGCCCGCATCTGCGCGGCCCCGGCGCCGCGGACCACCTGCCGCGCGACGACCGTCTGCAGGGCGAGCGCCGGCACGGCCAGCACGAGGACGAGCTGCAGCAGCGAGGCGAACTCGCCGTACGCCGCGGGTCCCAGCCAGCGGCTCGCGGGCAGGTGGACCAGGTAGGAGCAGAGGTTCGCCGCCATCGAGCCGACCGTGACCCACGCCAAACCTCGCACCCGGCCATTGTGTCAGTAGGGTGGCGACAATGAGATCGCGCGACCTGGCCCTCGCCGCCTGGTCGACCGTGCTCGCGGTGGCGATCCTGGGCCCGCTGGCCCTCCGCGGCCGGTATCTGCTGCTCCGCGACGCGGTCTCCACGCCCCGCTCGTACCTCACGGACACGGCCCTCGGCCTCGGCGAGAACGCCGCGCGCGCCACGCCGCAGGACTGGTTGCTGGCCGTCGGCTCGCAGGTGGTCGACGGTGGCGTGCTGGTCACGGCCCTGTTGTTCGTCGCGCTGGTGGCGGCGGGGTGGGGTTTCGGGCGGTGCGCGCTGGCGGTCCTGGCCGCCGTGGGCCGGGACGCCGGCCTCGGTGCGGGCCTGGCCGCCGCGACGGTGGGCCTGTGGAACCCGTTCGTCGCCGAGCGGCTGCTCCAGGGGCACTGGAGCCTGCTCGCCGGGTACGCGGCGATCGGCTGGGCCGTGGTCGTCGGCCTCCGGTTGCGGGGAGGGGCGCAGCTCGGCGGCTTCGCCGCGTGCCTGGCGGCGGGCGGGTTGACGCCGACGGGCGCCGTGTTCGCTCTGATCGCGGGCCTGGTCGCGGCGCCGCGCCGGTGGGCGTGGCAGCTGGTCCTGTTCGTCTGCGCGGCCGCGCCGTGGCTGTACCCGTCGCTGGTCTCGGGCAGCGGGGTGCGGGCCGATCCGGCCAGCGTCGCCGTGTTCGCGGCGCGCGCGGAGCCGGGGCTCGGCACGGCCGGTTCGCTGCTCGGCCTCGGGGGGATCTGGAACCGGCAGGCCGTGCCCGACGGTGCCCCCTGGCTCTGGACCGCCTTCGCCCTCGCTCTCCTGGTGGGCGGGCTGGTGGTGCTCCGCGCCCGCCTGCTCGCCCCGCCGCTGGGCCGGTTCGCGCTGCTGGCGGTATGCGCGGTGGTTCTGCCGGCGCTGGCGGCGACCGGCCCGGGGACCGCGCTGCTCGAGGCGGTGGTGCAGGCGATCCCGGGCAGCGGGCTGCTGCGGGACGGCCAGAAGTGGGTGGCGTTGGCGCTGCCGCTGTACGCCACGTGCGCCGCCGCGCTGGTGGCCGCGGTGCCCGCCGCCGCGCGGGCGGCGGGCACCGTCGTCGCGGTGGCGGTGCCGGTCGCGGTGCTGCCGGGCCTCGCGTGGGGTGTGGGCGGCGCGCTGGCGCCGGTGACCTATCCGGCGGCCTGGCGCACGGTGGCCGAGGCGGTTCCCGCGGACCGCGGATCGGTCGCCGTGCTGCCGCCGGGCATGTTCCGGACGTTCCCGTACGGGCCCGATGCGCCGGTCCTCGACCCGGCGCCGCGGATGCTGCGGGCGCCCGTGCTGCAGACCGGTGAACTCCGCGTCGGTGGCCGCGCGGTCGATCGGGTGCCGGGCGCGGCGTCGGACGCGGAGGCCGCGCTGGCCGTCGGCGGCGACGCGCTCGCGGGTCGGCTGGCGGAGTTGGGCGTCGGCTGGGTGCTGGTGGAGGCGGTGCGGGTGGACGGTGCGACGGTCTTCCCGACGGTGCCGCTTCCCGGCCTGACGCTCACGGTCGACACCCCTGAGCTGCGCCTCTACCGGGTTCCGGGCGACATCGCGACCGTCTCCGCTTCGACGGCGGAGCGGGGCGGGGCGTGGGCGACGCACCTGTTGTGGGCGGCAGTCCTGGTGGGCGGGGCGGTGGTGGCCGCGACGGGTCGCCGGCGCGGGTCGCCGGGTGGCGACGGTGCCGCCGCCCCGGCCCCGTCGGTGTGACCGGTTCTCGTACAGCGTGTGGGAAACCTGCCGTTCATTTTGCAGCTCGAATGCGCCATCAACCCGCATTACCACGCGCTGTAATTAGCGCTGCGCATGATGCGTCATGCACGACGAAATGTGAACCCCTCACAATTGTCGGGTTTCTCACTGTTCGCGCGTCTTTTGCCGCGCTATCTACTTCGTCATCATGGTCTTCATGATCTCGGGTTTCTCAGAGCAGTGGCAGTGCCCGGCGGGAGAGTGGGCCGTCTGGGCTCCGGACGCGGCCACCAAGGAGGCGATGCGCACCGCCCCTGACCTGGATGTCTGCACGTCCTTCGTGCAGGCCGACCACTTGCGCAGCGGCATCGACGGCGAGGCCTGCACGCGCCGGCTGGTGTTCACCACATTCACGATCCACGATGTTTTCGACGAAAGAACCGTCGAATCGGTCTTCACCGAATTCGTGCGCGCGCACGGCGTCTTCCACACCGCTTTTCCCGTATCGACGGATCCGAATCCGCGCGGTCGCACGCTTTCTCCGGAGCAGATCGACTTGGCGGTCGAGGCCACCTCGGCGGCGCATCCCGGCGCCACCGTGAAGGACTACCTCATGACGAACGTGCCCGAGCTGCACGAGTGGGCGGCCTTCGCCTTCGCGGTGACCGGCATCGAGAACGCGCGCCCCGGCGCCGTGGATCCGCATTTCCAGGTGGTGGTCTGCTCGGATCACCTGTACACGGACGGCGTCTCCCAGGCCGTGAGCTTCTTCGAGATCCTCTCCCGGTACACGGCGGCCCGCAGCGGCTCCGCGTACACGCCGGTGCCGGTCCGCCCGCACCGCGAGTTCACCCGGGAGCAGCGCACCCTGGCGGACACCCTCACGCGCACGCATCCCGACGTGGTGCAGTGGCGCGAGACGCTCCGCCGCGCGGGCGGCATGCCCCGCTTCCCGCTGCCGCTGGGCCTCGCCGAGGGCGAGGCGGCGCCGGGCCGGATCGCCGTGCACGCCTCGTTCATCGACGCCGAGCGCACCGCCCGGTTCGGCACCGCGGCCAAGCGCGCCGGCGCGAACATGAGCAGCGCACTGCTCGCCGTCCTGGGACAGGTCCACCACAACCTCACGGGCGAGGAGCTGTTCACCATGCTCATCCCCCGCGCCGACCGGTCCGCCACCGGCGACGCGATGGCGGTCGGCTGGTACGTGACGCTGGTGCCCGTGCAGTTCTCGGCGGCCGGGGAGTTCGACGAGGTCGCGCGCAACGCCCACGAGGCGGTCTCGGTGGCGAAGCAGCTGGACCGCACG from Tsukamurella paurometabola includes the following:
- a CDS encoding condensation domain-containing protein, with amino-acid sequence MISGFSEQWQCPAGEWAVWAPDAATKEAMRTAPDLDVCTSFVQADHLRSGIDGEACTRRLVFTTFTIHDVFDERTVESVFTEFVRAHGVFHTAFPVSTDPNPRGRTLSPEQIDLAVEATSAAHPGATVKDYLMTNVPELHEWAAFAFAVTGIENARPGAVDPHFQVVVCSDHLYTDGVSQAVSFFEILSRYTAARSGSAYTPVPVRPHREFTREQRTLADTLTRTHPDVVQWRETLRRAGGMPRFPLPLGLAEGEAAPGRIAVHASFIDAERTARFGTAAKRAGANMSSALLAVLGQVHHNLTGEELFTMLIPRADRSATGDAMAVGWYVTLVPVQFSAAGEFDEVARNAHEAVSVAKQLDRTPVFPIIDLLADDPEFPVQHGFAAPMLSYIDVTRVPGAELARQHDFSVFANATPSREVFTWINRDESGLDFNAMHPDTTQATRSVDTVFRLLRDRIMEVADRTPALISV